The following coding sequences lie in one Apium graveolens cultivar Ventura chromosome 1, ASM990537v1, whole genome shotgun sequence genomic window:
- the LOC141723531 gene encoding uncharacterized protein LOC141723531, with product MSLLVLVYTIAILAGAKFVCGTTCIETEKQALLLLKESLVDNSAYLSSWAGDNCCAWHGIRCNNITGHVMQLDLRNGDLRGDHINSSLLDLKYLTYLDLSCNQFNGMQIPEFFGSFKDLTYLNLSNSSFQGLVPRHLGNLSNLRYLDLSYNLDESALSIDSMRWLSTLSFLEHLDLSFVDLSSAFDWSPAINMLPDSISVLQLQSCQLPSKIISHVTFMNVTSLISLNLGFNQLNSSFPLWINNNSALEHLNLGHNYFNGPTPESIGRLTSLVELDFSFNNFNGSIPESIGNLTSLRNLHLCNNKFQGHIPESICLLTSLRDLDLSFNNFQGLIPKSIGSLSDLSVINLSNNFELLGMIPQSVGNLTSLNELYLSNNKLNDPIPHEMGKLMELKYLDISSNELSGSLPQALCRLSKLEHLHIKHNQLSGLIPKCIGGLSNLVRLAISSNSWEGFVSEDHFANLTRLTFLDISSKSNLVFNVSYDWVPPFQLEQIYINSVKVGPKFPQWLLTQKHAKHIRMPNTSISDTIPVDLFVSVLLSQAYSIDLSDNDIYGELASVSGAPNGLQTLALSNNRLSGAVPAFLCNLTTLYTLVLSNNNFSRELPQCLGNLSRLQYLDVMNNSLTGNIPVSLGSLGLLNYLNLHNNNFQGKVPLSFRNLTNLVALDVGKNNLSDILPPWTRKLSSLKYLILRSNNFYGEIPIELCQHASIQVLNMAQNHIIGNIPPCFGDISSMKRQTSDSEFFPYGESIIDDSKGNELKYTSTLGLLFSIDLSDNSISGEIPEELMDLSGLLNLNLAGNHISGRIPDMIGNLKNLEILDLSRNELYGTIPQSLSELNFLNRLNLSFNKLSGRIPSGNQLQTLDDPSIYAGNNELCGRPMLKSCTESQNVHNDNEADSDDERLWFYAGIGPGLLVGFLGFFVFLHFIHS from the coding sequence ATGAGTTTACTCGTACTTGTGTACACAATAGCTATTCTTGCAGGTGCAAAATTTGTTTGCGGGACTACATGCATTGAGACCGAGAAACAAGCTCTGCTACTCCTCAAAGAAAGCCTCGTTGACAACTCGGCTTACTTGTCGTCGTGGGCTGGAGATAATTGTTGTGCATGGCATGGAATTCGTTGCAACAACATAACTGGCCATGTCATGCAACTTGATCTTCGCAATGGTGATTTAAGAGGTGATCACATAAATTCTTCATTGCTTGATTTGAAGTATTTGACTTACTTAGACTTGAGTTGTAACCAGTTTAACGGGATGCAAATTCCTGAATTTTTTGGGTCCTTTAAGGACCTGACTTATCTCAACCTCTCTAATTCTAGTTTCCAGGGTTTAGTTCCACGTCATTTAGGAAACCTTTCAAACTTAAGGTACCTTGATTTGAGTTATAATTTAGATGAATCTGCATTAAGCATCGATAGCATGAGATGGTTATCTACGCTTTCTTTCTTGGAACACCTCGATCTCTCCTTTGTTGATCTTTCTAGCGCCTTTGATTGGTCTCCGGCTATTAACATGCTTCCTGATTCAATTTCAGTACTTCAACTGCAATCTTGTCAACTACCCAGCAAAATCATCAGTCATGTCACCTTTATGAATGTAACATCTCTTATATCACTTAATCTTGGTTTCAACCAGCTTAACTCTTCTTTCCCTTTATGGATTAATAACAATAGTGCTCTTGAACATCTTAATCTCGGGCATAACTATTTTAATGGCCCAACTCCTGAATCTATTGGAAGGTTGACATCTCTTGTTGAACTTGATTTCTCATTTAATAATTTTAATGGTTCAATTCCGGAGTCCATTGGAAATTTGACATCTCTCAGAAATCTTCATCTATGCAACAATAAGTTTCAAGGTCACATTCCTGAATCCATATGCCTTTTGACATCTCTCCGAGATCTTGATCTTTCATTCAATAATTTTCAAGGTTTAATTCCTAAATCGATTGGAAGTTTGTCTGACCTTTCTGTGATTAATCTTTCAAATAATTTTGAACTCCTAGGTATGATTCCTCAGTCTGTTGGAAATTTGACATCACTTAATGAACTTTATCTTTCGAACAATAAGTTAAATGATCCAATTCCACATGAGATGGGTAAGCTCATGGAACTAAAATACCTCGATATAAGCTCAAATGAATTAAGTGGCAGTCTACCACAAGCATTATGCCGACTGTCAAAGCTTGAACATTTGCACATCAAGCATAATCAACTGAGCGGCCTCATTCCTAAATGTATTGGAGGACTATCCAATCTAGTGAGGTTGGCTATTTCTTCGAATTCATGGGAGGGTTTTGTATCAGAGGATCACTTTGCTAACCTCACAAGGCTCACGTTTTTGGATATTTCTTCAAAGTCTAACTTGGTTTTCAATGTTAGTTATGACTGGGTTCCCCCATTTCAACTTGAACAGATTTACATAAATTCCGTGAAAGTGGGCCCTAAATTTCCCCAGTGGCTTCTAACGCAAAAACATGCTAAGCACATTAGGATGCCAAATACAAGCATATCGGATACCATCCCAGTTGATTTGTTTGTGAGTGTGCTGTTGTCTCAGGCCTACTCTATTGATCTATCTGACAATGATATTTACGGGGAACTAGCATCAGTTTCAGGAGCTCCAAATGGTCTGCAAACATTAGCATTATCAAATAACCGCTTGTCAGGTGCAGTCCCTGCCTTTTTATGCAATCTCACAACCTTATATACCTTAGTTCTCTCCAACAATAACTTTTCAAGAGAGCTCCCACAGTGCTTAGGAAACTTGAGCAGATTGCAGTATCTTGATGTGATGAATAACAGTCTCACTGGTAATATTCCTGTTTCTTTGGGTTCTCTAGGATTACTCAATTATTTAAACTTGCACAACAACAATTTCCAAGGAAAAGTCCCTCTGTCCTTCAGAAATTTGACAAATTTGGTTGCACTTGATGTGGGAAAAAATAATTTAAGCGACATTCTTCCTCCTTGGACTCGGAAGTTATCTAGTCTCAAGTATCTAATACTTCGGTCCAACAATTTCTATGGTGAGATTCCTATAGAGCTTTGCCAGCATGCATCAATTCAAGTTTTAAACATGGCACAAAATCATATCATTGGAAATATACCTCCTTGTTTCGGTGATATTAGCTCCATGAAAAGGCAAACCAGTGATTCAGAATTTTTTCCATATGGTGAATCGATAATAGATGATTCGAAAGGTAATGAACTTAAGTACACCTCTACACTCGGGTTGTTGTTTTCCATTGATCTATCAGATAACAGTATCAGTGGAGAGATTCCAGAAGAATTGATGGATCTCAGTGGTTTGTTGAATCTAAATTTAGCGGGTAATCATATATCTGGAAGGATACCTGACATGATTGGGAACCTGAAAAATTTGGAGATTCTTGATCTCTCTAGAAATGAGCTTTATGGTACCATTCCACAAAGTCTGTCGGAGTTAAATTTTTTAAATCGCTTAAATCTCTCATTCAATAAATTATCAGGGAGAATACCCTCAGGAAACCAACTTCAGACGCTTGATGATCCCTCCATCTATGCTGGCAACAATGAGCTCTGTGGCCGGCCAATGCTGAAGTCCTGCACAGAGTCACAAAATGTTCACAACGACAATGAAGCTGATTCAGATGATGAGCGATTGTGGTTCTATGCTGGGATAGGACCTGGTCTCTTGGTTGGCTTTCTGGGATTCTTCGTGTTTTTGCATTTCATCCACTCTTGA